Proteins encoded together in one Anguilla anguilla isolate fAngAng1 chromosome 9, fAngAng1.pri, whole genome shotgun sequence window:
- the LOC118234919 gene encoding latent-transforming growth factor beta-binding protein 3-like isoform X4 — MPSLLVLHVLIWLGAQRLALGAERTSTRERFKVVIAPVICKRICLKGQCQDTCEQGNNTTLISENGQSADTLTGPGFRVVVCPLTCMNGGVCSSRTQCLCPPGFTGRLCQFRLRQMPEAQGAQGNKQHVYTVQVVPDAPSLGDNTGRQQMAQTHSVFTLPLAQGGGHHSSEVQFKVRVHHSSDTSVVIHSLDQSRSDVKRPTKPLPRLVHPTHKPRGRCFQETTSKQDCSSNPLPGLTNQEDCCGSVGNSWGQNKCYKCPPVLPYPGPQKLQNIIEDRGSTCPHGYKRLNRTHCQDINECTMQGVCQHGECLNTQGSFLCACKPGYVLDRTRCVEPLVELGLCFRMMTRAGQCEHALPTELSQEMCCCTVGRAWGSRCERCPQDGTASFSKICPAGKGYSFQSYRGTLSFPPQILQILPNREPRPQIPKTEKGKRQQEAKFPVPRREVPVEATTPMQISTLSSHGPRIPKIIPKPTPPPIVRLYPERGAFEVAQTQVTQTDECRADRNICGHGECISGLSGFSCRCNAGYRLHARGKSCVDEDECDSDPCGPGRGSCINTMGSYRCRCLHGYKLMVHKGKLKCIDVNECSKPHTCGEGGRCVNFPGSYKCDCFTGYKSKSPRQPFCEDIDECRDPNACPNEQCENTPGSYDCVPCMPGHEVRGGVCYDIDECQNRDVCLNGRCENLRGTYRCLCNEGFLHESDSQGCRDIDECEDHRLCANGRCLNTEGSFICQCYPGYKPTKEGSHCEDINECERPANCQRGHCINTMGSYRCECQKGFMLVNGRRCQDIDECARDRGLCQPHGVCENKPGTYICVCNEGFASTQDKRSCEAEIEVYVDEKKECYLNLDDTVFCDSVLATNITKQECCCSIGVGWGDHCEIYPCPVYHSVEFHSLCPIGKGFYHQEGVTEYGLAVHRDIDECVLFSNEICKEGRCMNTQPGYECYCQQGFYYDSNLLECIDVDECHDESLCDNGRCINTRGSFYCSCNSPWAPDASKKKCVIPTVSGVDECQDPSNCKNGHCVDTSESFYCICSPPFILATDRNSCVTPEEQADVNECQDPSYCKNGRCVNTPGSFHCICAQPLTFSAALKQCVYDDRTAAHRDVCFLEVDEGLICTMPRKDIVVTYSQCCCHYGRGWGPECRTCPERNSAIFNRLCQMHLETESDGEGDSLAAFAHYNPAGDSSEEDSDECSCANGRCVRSYLGTMCECNPGFRMDHSRTRCVDIDECGEPGIRVNSCKNARCVNTMGSFKCLCKLGFAPARRTNMCVRTKTR; from the exons ATGCCCTCTCTGTTAGTATTGCATGTCCTTATCTGGCTGGGCGCCCAAAGATTGGCCCTCGGAGCCGAGCGCACTTCAACTCGGGAGCGTTTTAAAGTGGTCATCGCTCCTGTGATCTGCAAGAGGATATGTCTTAAAGGGCAGTGCCAAGACACCTGCGAGCAGGGCAACAACACCACGCTCATTAGCGAGAACGGACAGTCCGCGGACACGCTCACAGGACCCGGCTTCAGAGTGG TGGTTTGCCCGCTCACCTGTATGAACGGAGGAGTGTGCAGCTCACGCACTCAGTGTCTGTGCCCTCCTGGCTTCACGGGTCGGCTGTGCCAGTTTCGCCTGCGCCAGATGCCTGAAGCCCAGGGGGCACAGGGCAACAAGCAGCACGTCTACACCGTGCAGGTGGTGCCTGATGCTCCGAGCCTGGGCGACAACACAGGCCGGCAACAGATGGCACAAACCCACTCTGTCTTCACTCTGCCCCTGGCGCAAGGGGGCGGGCATCACTCCTCAGAAG tgcAGTTTAAGGTACGTGTCCACCACAGCTCAGACACCTCTGTTGTCATCCACTCCCTGGACCAGAGTAGATCAGATGTCAAGCGACCCACCAAGCCTTTGCCCCGCCTGGTGCACCCAACGCACAAACCCAGGGGGCGGTGCTTTCAGGAGACCACGTCCAAACAGGAT TGTAGCAGTAACCCCCTCCCTGGATTGACCAATCAAGAGGATTGCTGTGGCAGCGTGGGAAATTCCTGGGGGCAGAACAAATGCTACAAGTGCCCCCCTGTGTTGCCCT ACCCTGGACCCCAAAAACTCCAAAACATCATTGAGGACCGTGGCTCTACCTGCCCACACGGCTATAAGAGACTGAACAGAACCCATTGCCAAG ACATCAACGAGTGCACGATGCAGGGCGTGTGTCAGCACGGAGAGTGCCTGAACACGCAGGGCAGTTTCCTGTGTGCTTGCAAGCCCGGCTACGTCCTGGACAGGACAAGATGCGTGG AGCCCCTGGTGGAGCTGGGGCTCTGCTTTCGCATGATGACGAGGGCGGGGCAGTGTGAGCACGCCCTGCCCACCGAGCTCTCTCAGGAGATGTGCTGCTGCACCGTGGGCAGGGCCTGGGGCAGCAGGTGTGAAAGGTGTCCCCAGGATGGCACAG CCTCTTTTAGCAAGATTTGTCCTGCAGGGAAGGGCTACTCCTTCCAGAGTTACAGAGGAACCCTGTCATTCCCGCCCCAGATCCTGCAGATCCTCCCAAACCGGGAACCGCGACCCCAGATCCCCAAGACTGAAAAGGGAAAGCGGCAGCAAG AAGCCAAGTTCCCA GTGCCCCGGAGAGAGGTTCCTGTGGAGGCGACCACCCCCATGCAGATCTCCACCCTCAGCAGCCATGGGCCCCGGATCCCTA AAATCATACCCAAACCGACTCCACCTCCCATAGTGAGGCTCTACCCAGAAAGAGGCGCCTTTGAAGTGGCACAGACACAGGTCACAC AGACGGACGAATGCAGAGCGGACAGGAACATCTGTGGCCATGGGGAGTGCATCAGCGGGCTCTCTGGGTTCAGCTGCCGCTGCAATGCAGGGTATCGACTCCATGCCCGGGGGAAGAGCTGCGTGG ATGAGGATGAATGTGATTCCGACCCCTGTGGCCCGGGGAGAGGCTCTTGTATCAACACCATGGGCTCCTATAGGTGCCGATGTCTCCACGGCTACAAGCTCATGGTCCACAAAGGAAAGCTCAAGTGTATTG ATGTGAATGAGTGTTCCAAGCCCCACACatgtggggagggagggcgcTGCGTCAATTTCCCTGGCTCTTACAAGTGCGACTGCTTCACGGGCTACAAAAGCAAGTCCCCTCGACAGCCGTTCTGTGAGG ACATTGATGAGTGCCGGGACCCCAACGCTTGTCCTAACGAACAGTGTGAGAACACGCCTGGCTCGTACGACTGCGTGCCGTGCATGCCCGGCCACGAGGTCCGAGGGGGTGTCTGTTACG ATATCGATGAATGCCAGAACAGAGACGTGTGCCTCAATGGACGGTGTGAGAATTTGAGAGGCACCTACCGCTGCCTGTGCAATGAAGGCTTCCTGCACGAGTCTGACAGCCAGGGCTGCAGAG ACATTGACGAGTGCGAAGACCACAGGTTGTGTGCCAACGGGCGCTGCCTCAACACTGAGGGGTCCTTCATTTGTCAGTGCTACCCAGGGTACAAGCCCACCAAGGAAGGGAGCCACTGTGAAG ATATAAATGAATGTGAGCGACCAGCAAACTGCCAGAGGGGGCACTGTATCAATACAATGGGATCCTATCGGTGTGAGTGCCAGAAGGGCTTCATGCTGGTCAACGGGAGGCGATGCCAAG ATATTGACGAGTGTGCCAGGGACAGAGGTCTCTGCCAGCCCCACGGAGTGTGTGAGAACAAGCCGGGCACGTACATCTGCGTCTGCAACGAGGGCTTTGCCAGCACCCAGGACAAGCGCAGCTGTGAGG CAGAGATTGAGGTGTATGTGGACGAAAAGAAGGAGTGCTACCTGAACCTGGATGACACGGTGTTCTGCGACAGTGTGCTGGCCACCAACATTACCAAGCAGGAGTGCTGCTGCTCCATTGGCGTGGGCTGGGGGGACCACTGTGAAATTTACCCCTGTCCCGTCTACCACTCAG TGGAGTTCCACTCTCTGTGTCCCATTGGGAAAGGGTTTTACCACCAGGAAGGTGTAACCGAGTATGGCCTGGCAGTTCACCGTG ATATTGATGAGTGCGTGCTCTTTTCCAATGAGATCTGCAAGGAGGGCCGGTGCATGAACACCCAGCCTGGATATGAGTGCTACTGCCAGCAGGGCTTCTACTACGACAGCAACCTGCTGGAGTGCATCG ATGTTGACGAATGCCACGATGAGTCGCTGTGTGACAACGGGCGATGCATCAATACCCGAGGGTCCTTCTACTGCTCATGCAACTCCCCTTGGGCCCCCGATGCCtccaaaaagaaatgtgtgatCCCCACTGTCTCGG GTGTGGACGAGTGTCAGGACCCCTCCAACTGTAAGAACGGGCACTGTGTGGACACCTCAGAGTCCTTCTACTGCATCTGCTCCCCACCCTTTATCCTTGCCACTGATCGCAACAGCTGTGTCACGCCAGAGGAACAGGCAG ATGTGAATGAGTGCCAGGACCCTTCGTACTGTAAGAACGGGAGGTGTGTCAACACACCTGGCTCCTTCCACTGTATCTGCGCTCAGCCTCTCACCTTCAGCGCTGCTCTGAAGCAGTGCGTCTACGACG acCGCACGGCTGCTCACAGGGACGTGTGTTTCCTGGAGGTAGATGAGGGCCTGATCTGCACCATGCCCCGGAAGGACATTGTGGTCACAtactctcagtgctgctgccacTACGGGCGTGGTTGGGGGCCTGAATGTCGCACCTGTCCAGAAAGGAACTCAG CGATCTTCAACCGTCTGTGTCAGATGCACTTGGAAACAGAGTCTGACGGTGAGGGCGATTCCTTGGCAGCTTTCGCCCACTACAATCCAG CAGGGGACAGCTCAGAAGAAGACTCAGATGAGTGCAGCTGTGCGAATGGCCGCTGTGTACGGTCCTACCTGGGCACCATGTGCGAGTGTAACCCAGGATTCCGGATGGACCACTCTCGCACCCGCTGCGTAG ATATTGATGAGTGCGGCGAACCTGGCATCCGGGTGAATTCCTGTAAGAATGCCCGCTGTGTCAACACCATGGGCTCCTTCAAGTGCCTCTGCAAACTTGGCTTCGCTCCAGCGCGGCGGACgaacatgtgtgtgcgtacgaaGACCCGATAA
- the LOC118234919 gene encoding latent-transforming growth factor beta-binding protein 3-like isoform X2, translating into MPSLLVLHVLIWLGAQRLALGAERTSTRERFKVVIAPVICKRICLKGQCQDTCEQGNNTTLISENGQSADTLTGPGFRVVVCPLTCMNGGVCSSRTQCLCPPGFTGRLCQFRLRQMPEAQGAQGNKQHVYTVQVVPDAPSLGDNTGRQQMAQTHSVFTLPLAQGGGHHSSEVQFKVRVHHSSDTSVVIHSLDQSRSDVKRPTKPLPRLVHPTHKPRGRCFQETTSKQDCSSNPLPGLTNQEDCCGSVGNSWGQNKCYKCPPVLPYPGPQKLQNIIEDRGSTCPHGYKRLNRTHCQDINECTMQGVCQHGECLNTQGSFLCACKPGYVLDRTRCVVEPLVELGLCFRMMTRAGQCEHALPTELSQEMCCCTVGRAWGSRCERCPQDGTASFSKICPAGKGYSFQSYRGTLSFPPQILQILPNREPRPQIPKTEKGKRQQEAKFPVPRREVPVEATTPMQISTLSSHGPRIPKIIPKPTPPPIVRLYPERGAFEVAQTQVTQTDECRADRNICGHGECISGLSGFSCRCNAGYRLHARGKSCVDEDECDSDPCGPGRGSCINTMGSYRCRCLHGYKLMVHKGKLKCIDVNECSKPHTCGEGGRCVNFPGSYKCDCFTGYKSKSPRQPFCEDIDECRDPNACPNEQCENTPGSYDCVPCMPGHEVRGGVCYDIDECQNRDVCLNGRCENLRGTYRCLCNEGFLHESDSQGCRDIDECEDHRLCANGRCLNTEGSFICQCYPGYKPTKEGSHCEDINECERPANCQRGHCINTMGSYRCECQKGFMLVNGRRCQDIDECARDRGLCQPHGVCENKPGTYICVCNEGFASTQDKRSCEEIEVYVDEKKECYLNLDDTVFCDSVLATNITKQECCCSIGVGWGDHCEIYPCPVYHSVEFHSLCPIGKGFYHQEGVTEYGLAVHRDIDECVLFSNEICKEGRCMNTQPGYECYCQQGFYYDSNLLECIDVDECHDESLCDNGRCINTRGSFYCSCNSPWAPDASKKKCVIPTVSGVDECQDPSNCKNGHCVDTSESFYCICSPPFILATDRNSCVTPEEQADVNECQDPSYCKNGRCVNTPGSFHCICAQPLTFSAALKQCVYDDRTAAHRDVCFLEVDEGLICTMPRKDIVVTYSQCCCHYGRGWGPECRTCPERNSAIFNRLCQMHLETESDGEGDSLAAFAHYNPAGDSSEEDSDECSCANGRCVRSYLGTMCECNPGFRMDHSRTRCVDIDECGEPGIRVNSCKNARCVNTMGSFKCLCKLGFAPARRTNMCVRTKTR; encoded by the exons ATGCCCTCTCTGTTAGTATTGCATGTCCTTATCTGGCTGGGCGCCCAAAGATTGGCCCTCGGAGCCGAGCGCACTTCAACTCGGGAGCGTTTTAAAGTGGTCATCGCTCCTGTGATCTGCAAGAGGATATGTCTTAAAGGGCAGTGCCAAGACACCTGCGAGCAGGGCAACAACACCACGCTCATTAGCGAGAACGGACAGTCCGCGGACACGCTCACAGGACCCGGCTTCAGAGTGG TGGTTTGCCCGCTCACCTGTATGAACGGAGGAGTGTGCAGCTCACGCACTCAGTGTCTGTGCCCTCCTGGCTTCACGGGTCGGCTGTGCCAGTTTCGCCTGCGCCAGATGCCTGAAGCCCAGGGGGCACAGGGCAACAAGCAGCACGTCTACACCGTGCAGGTGGTGCCTGATGCTCCGAGCCTGGGCGACAACACAGGCCGGCAACAGATGGCACAAACCCACTCTGTCTTCACTCTGCCCCTGGCGCAAGGGGGCGGGCATCACTCCTCAGAAG tgcAGTTTAAGGTACGTGTCCACCACAGCTCAGACACCTCTGTTGTCATCCACTCCCTGGACCAGAGTAGATCAGATGTCAAGCGACCCACCAAGCCTTTGCCCCGCCTGGTGCACCCAACGCACAAACCCAGGGGGCGGTGCTTTCAGGAGACCACGTCCAAACAGGAT TGTAGCAGTAACCCCCTCCCTGGATTGACCAATCAAGAGGATTGCTGTGGCAGCGTGGGAAATTCCTGGGGGCAGAACAAATGCTACAAGTGCCCCCCTGTGTTGCCCT ACCCTGGACCCCAAAAACTCCAAAACATCATTGAGGACCGTGGCTCTACCTGCCCACACGGCTATAAGAGACTGAACAGAACCCATTGCCAAG ACATCAACGAGTGCACGATGCAGGGCGTGTGTCAGCACGGAGAGTGCCTGAACACGCAGGGCAGTTTCCTGTGTGCTTGCAAGCCCGGCTACGTCCTGGACAGGACAAGATGCGTGG TAGAGCCCCTGGTGGAGCTGGGGCTCTGCTTTCGCATGATGACGAGGGCGGGGCAGTGTGAGCACGCCCTGCCCACCGAGCTCTCTCAGGAGATGTGCTGCTGCACCGTGGGCAGGGCCTGGGGCAGCAGGTGTGAAAGGTGTCCCCAGGATGGCACAG CCTCTTTTAGCAAGATTTGTCCTGCAGGGAAGGGCTACTCCTTCCAGAGTTACAGAGGAACCCTGTCATTCCCGCCCCAGATCCTGCAGATCCTCCCAAACCGGGAACCGCGACCCCAGATCCCCAAGACTGAAAAGGGAAAGCGGCAGCAAG AAGCCAAGTTCCCA GTGCCCCGGAGAGAGGTTCCTGTGGAGGCGACCACCCCCATGCAGATCTCCACCCTCAGCAGCCATGGGCCCCGGATCCCTA AAATCATACCCAAACCGACTCCACCTCCCATAGTGAGGCTCTACCCAGAAAGAGGCGCCTTTGAAGTGGCACAGACACAGGTCACAC AGACGGACGAATGCAGAGCGGACAGGAACATCTGTGGCCATGGGGAGTGCATCAGCGGGCTCTCTGGGTTCAGCTGCCGCTGCAATGCAGGGTATCGACTCCATGCCCGGGGGAAGAGCTGCGTGG ATGAGGATGAATGTGATTCCGACCCCTGTGGCCCGGGGAGAGGCTCTTGTATCAACACCATGGGCTCCTATAGGTGCCGATGTCTCCACGGCTACAAGCTCATGGTCCACAAAGGAAAGCTCAAGTGTATTG ATGTGAATGAGTGTTCCAAGCCCCACACatgtggggagggagggcgcTGCGTCAATTTCCCTGGCTCTTACAAGTGCGACTGCTTCACGGGCTACAAAAGCAAGTCCCCTCGACAGCCGTTCTGTGAGG ACATTGATGAGTGCCGGGACCCCAACGCTTGTCCTAACGAACAGTGTGAGAACACGCCTGGCTCGTACGACTGCGTGCCGTGCATGCCCGGCCACGAGGTCCGAGGGGGTGTCTGTTACG ATATCGATGAATGCCAGAACAGAGACGTGTGCCTCAATGGACGGTGTGAGAATTTGAGAGGCACCTACCGCTGCCTGTGCAATGAAGGCTTCCTGCACGAGTCTGACAGCCAGGGCTGCAGAG ACATTGACGAGTGCGAAGACCACAGGTTGTGTGCCAACGGGCGCTGCCTCAACACTGAGGGGTCCTTCATTTGTCAGTGCTACCCAGGGTACAAGCCCACCAAGGAAGGGAGCCACTGTGAAG ATATAAATGAATGTGAGCGACCAGCAAACTGCCAGAGGGGGCACTGTATCAATACAATGGGATCCTATCGGTGTGAGTGCCAGAAGGGCTTCATGCTGGTCAACGGGAGGCGATGCCAAG ATATTGACGAGTGTGCCAGGGACAGAGGTCTCTGCCAGCCCCACGGAGTGTGTGAGAACAAGCCGGGCACGTACATCTGCGTCTGCAACGAGGGCTTTGCCAGCACCCAGGACAAGCGCAGCTGTGAGG AGATTGAGGTGTATGTGGACGAAAAGAAGGAGTGCTACCTGAACCTGGATGACACGGTGTTCTGCGACAGTGTGCTGGCCACCAACATTACCAAGCAGGAGTGCTGCTGCTCCATTGGCGTGGGCTGGGGGGACCACTGTGAAATTTACCCCTGTCCCGTCTACCACTCAG TGGAGTTCCACTCTCTGTGTCCCATTGGGAAAGGGTTTTACCACCAGGAAGGTGTAACCGAGTATGGCCTGGCAGTTCACCGTG ATATTGATGAGTGCGTGCTCTTTTCCAATGAGATCTGCAAGGAGGGCCGGTGCATGAACACCCAGCCTGGATATGAGTGCTACTGCCAGCAGGGCTTCTACTACGACAGCAACCTGCTGGAGTGCATCG ATGTTGACGAATGCCACGATGAGTCGCTGTGTGACAACGGGCGATGCATCAATACCCGAGGGTCCTTCTACTGCTCATGCAACTCCCCTTGGGCCCCCGATGCCtccaaaaagaaatgtgtgatCCCCACTGTCTCGG GTGTGGACGAGTGTCAGGACCCCTCCAACTGTAAGAACGGGCACTGTGTGGACACCTCAGAGTCCTTCTACTGCATCTGCTCCCCACCCTTTATCCTTGCCACTGATCGCAACAGCTGTGTCACGCCAGAGGAACAGGCAG ATGTGAATGAGTGCCAGGACCCTTCGTACTGTAAGAACGGGAGGTGTGTCAACACACCTGGCTCCTTCCACTGTATCTGCGCTCAGCCTCTCACCTTCAGCGCTGCTCTGAAGCAGTGCGTCTACGACG acCGCACGGCTGCTCACAGGGACGTGTGTTTCCTGGAGGTAGATGAGGGCCTGATCTGCACCATGCCCCGGAAGGACATTGTGGTCACAtactctcagtgctgctgccacTACGGGCGTGGTTGGGGGCCTGAATGTCGCACCTGTCCAGAAAGGAACTCAG CGATCTTCAACCGTCTGTGTCAGATGCACTTGGAAACAGAGTCTGACGGTGAGGGCGATTCCTTGGCAGCTTTCGCCCACTACAATCCAG CAGGGGACAGCTCAGAAGAAGACTCAGATGAGTGCAGCTGTGCGAATGGCCGCTGTGTACGGTCCTACCTGGGCACCATGTGCGAGTGTAACCCAGGATTCCGGATGGACCACTCTCGCACCCGCTGCGTAG ATATTGATGAGTGCGGCGAACCTGGCATCCGGGTGAATTCCTGTAAGAATGCCCGCTGTGTCAACACCATGGGCTCCTTCAAGTGCCTCTGCAAACTTGGCTTCGCTCCAGCGCGGCGGACgaacatgtgtgtgcgtacgaaGACCCGATAA